From Flavobacterium alkalisoli, the proteins below share one genomic window:
- a CDS encoding TolC family protein: MKTRYLLLAGALFLSGITAMQAQEKKSLTLDEAIGLAVTKSNEATLADTKVSTSKYEMESVKNNIYPEVKLSGQYQRLTDPNITLKIPTGDSNDGETASGSPKVDQLMLGMATVGMPLFSGFKLKNSIEASTDAYNAESFNAAHTKEQIAMQTIVLYVNLYKAQESISLIQENLKSANQRVTDFTAMEQNGIIARNDLLKAQLQASNIELSLEDAKKRASTINYQLVTLLKLQEGTQLEPNSSYFEEASELNTAITEQDAINQRNDLEALRWQQKASEANMKVAKADYYPTVTLLGGYAAIDIKNVFQVTNAINFGVGVSYDISNLFKNGKHVKTAASRAEATRQEVEILTDRIKVQVQDALENYNLAIKQNRVYTQAVAQADENYRIVKDKYDNGLSDTNDLLEADVQQLQAKLNETFSKADITQRLL, translated from the coding sequence ATGAAAACTAGATATTTACTGCTGGCCGGGGCGTTATTTCTTTCCGGCATTACTGCAATGCAGGCTCAGGAGAAAAAGTCGCTTACCCTTGATGAGGCCATAGGTCTGGCAGTTACAAAAAGTAATGAGGCGACACTTGCCGATACTAAGGTTTCCACTTCAAAGTATGAAATGGAAAGCGTAAAGAATAATATTTATCCTGAAGTTAAACTTTCAGGGCAATACCAAAGGCTTACAGATCCTAACATTACTCTTAAAATCCCTACAGGAGACAGTAATGACGGAGAAACGGCTTCAGGCTCACCAAAAGTAGACCAGCTTATGTTAGGTATGGCAACTGTGGGTATGCCTTTGTTTTCGGGCTTTAAGCTTAAAAATAGCATAGAGGCTTCAACCGATGCTTATAATGCTGAAAGCTTTAATGCAGCGCATACTAAAGAACAAATTGCAATGCAAACCATTGTATTGTATGTTAACCTTTATAAAGCTCAGGAATCTATAAGCCTTATACAGGAAAACCTGAAAAGCGCTAACCAACGTGTTACTGACTTTACAGCTATGGAGCAAAATGGCATTATTGCCCGTAACGACCTGCTTAAAGCACAGTTACAGGCATCTAACATTGAGCTTTCTCTTGAAGATGCTAAGAAAAGAGCTTCTACCATTAACTACCAGCTGGTAACATTACTAAAGCTTCAGGAAGGTACACAGCTGGAACCAAACTCTTCTTATTTTGAAGAAGCTTCTGAATTAAACACTGCTATTACAGAACAGGATGCCATAAATCAGAGGAATGACCTTGAGGCTTTAAGATGGCAGCAAAAAGCCAGCGAAGCCAACATGAAGGTTGCCAAAGCTGACTACTACCCTACAGTAACACTTTTAGGTGGTTATGCAGCTATTGATATTAAAAACGTATTTCAGGTAACCAATGCAATTAATTTTGGTGTAGGTGTTTCTTATGACATTTCTAATCTGTTTAAAAACGGTAAGCACGTTAAAACTGCTGCCAGCCGTGCAGAAGCTACAAGACAGGAAGTGGAAATACTTACCGACAGAATTAAGGTTCAGGTACAGGATGCCCTTGAAAACTATAACCTTGCCATTAAACAAAACAGGGTTTATACACAAGCCGTTGCCCAGGCGGACGAAAATTACCGTATAGTAAAAGATAAATATGATAACGGCCTTAGCGATACAAACGACCTTTTAGAGGCAGATGTTCAACAGCTACAGGCAAAATTAAACGAAACATTCTCTAAAGCAGATATTACTCAGCGTTTACTATGA
- a CDS encoding TetR/AcrR family transcriptional regulator: protein MTEYNDKQLEILKAAEILFASEGFDGTSIRSIAKAAKVNIAMISYYFGSKEKMLEALIIYRTSDMRMQLDIISKEDLTPSEKVDRLIDLYISRINKNKCMYQILHFELSTKKRIMDMKAFTDVKRQNMEAFTKIINEGQEQGIFRKDVNINLIPPTIMGTLVHFQMNRPFFEAHLGISTDEAYENYIENELTIHIKQTIKALLVHEN, encoded by the coding sequence ATGACAGAATACAATGATAAGCAGTTAGAGATACTCAAAGCAGCAGAGATACTGTTTGCCAGCGAGGGCTTTGACGGCACTTCTATAAGAAGTATAGCTAAGGCTGCTAAGGTTAATATTGCAATGATCTCTTATTATTTCGGTTCAAAAGAAAAAATGCTGGAAGCTCTTATTATATACCGTACATCGGATATGAGAATGCAGCTTGACATCATTTCTAAGGAAGATCTTACTCCTTCCGAAAAAGTAGACCGACTTATAGACCTTTACATTTCCCGTATTAATAAGAACAAGTGTATGTACCAGATACTGCACTTTGAGCTTTCCACCAAAAAAAGAATAATGGACATGAAGGCATTTACCGATGTAAAACGCCAGAATATGGAAGCCTTTACCAAAATTATTAATGAAGGGCAGGAACAGGGAATATTTAGAAAAGATGTAAATATTAATCTTATACCCCCTACTATTATGGGTACACTGGTACATTTCCAGATGAACAGGCCTTTCTTTGAGGCTCACTTAGGAATCAGTACCGATGAGGCTTACGAAAACTATATAGAAAACGAGTTAACAATTCACATTAAACAAACCATTAAAGCACTTTTAGTTCATGAAAACTAG
- a CDS encoding M48 family metalloprotease codes for MKILKAFLLSFALCSTAGVSAQKVFASAKYTQMCSYYGEAVTGDIHAYKPEASAESAVKNIMSVIGLKANFELRAANVPNAAAVILKGKRYILYNPKFMANINSVTGSDWAAISILAHEIGHHLNGHTLDNVGSRPQTELDADEFSGFVLGRLGATLADAQAVMGTIASIKGSHSHPPKSDRLIAIAAGWNRAGGTAIAAQPVVQTQPEKPKPVVIAEKPKEVTQPKQVLVERNLTREERIQQSAHI; via the coding sequence ATGAAGATTTTAAAAGCCTTTCTATTAAGTTTTGCCCTATGCAGTACGGCCGGAGTTAGTGCACAAAAGGTATTTGCTTCGGCAAAATATACCCAAATGTGCAGTTATTACGGAGAAGCTGTTACGGGTGATATCCATGCCTATAAACCCGAAGCCTCGGCAGAGTCGGCAGTAAAAAATATTATGTCGGTAATTGGCCTTAAAGCTAATTTTGAATTGCGTGCTGCAAATGTACCTAATGCAGCTGCCGTTATTTTAAAAGGCAAACGCTATATATTATATAACCCAAAGTTTATGGCTAACATCAACTCGGTAACGGGTAGTGACTGGGCAGCCATAAGTATACTGGCACATGAAATAGGCCACCACCTTAACGGGCATACGCTGGACAATGTGGGCAGCAGGCCACAAACCGAGCTGGATGCCGATGAGTTTTCCGGTTTTGTATTGGGCAGGTTGGGAGCCACTCTTGCCGATGCACAGGCAGTAATGGGTACCATAGCCAGTATTAAGGGGTCGCATTCTCATCCGCCTAAAAGCGACAGGCTTATTGCCATTGCGGCAGGATGGAATAGGGCAGGAGGGACTGCTATTGCTGCACAACCCGTAGTGCAAACCCAGCCGGAAAAACCAAAACCTGTAGTAATAGCCGAAAAACCAAAAGAGGTAACCCAACCGAAACAGGTTTTAGTAGAGAGAAACCTGACTCGTGAGGAAAGGATACAGCAAAGTGCACATATATGA
- a CDS encoding putative glycolipid-binding domain-containing protein, whose product MQLSILWKGIKNDTDEHCAVNYRDTTISVHSEIEGWVKRKPVYAEYWLTLNNNWEVRSFEISANVADKTYKYSLGLDDNEHWKCKKNLPHFYFEGCNYIDISLTPLTNTLPVNNLHLLKGESKEISLIYVDILANEARRERQKYTRLDEQLYRFDNLKGFTADIEVDKDGFVVDYPGLFELVQIR is encoded by the coding sequence ATGCAGTTGAGTATTTTATGGAAGGGAATAAAAAACGACACAGACGAACATTGTGCCGTAAATTACCGTGATACCACTATCTCGGTACATTCTGAAATTGAAGGTTGGGTTAAAAGAAAACCTGTTTATGCAGAATACTGGTTAACACTTAACAATAACTGGGAAGTAAGGTCGTTTGAGATATCGGCTAATGTGGCTGATAAGACCTATAAATATTCCCTTGGTTTAGATGATAACGAACACTGGAAATGCAAAAAGAACCTGCCTCATTTTTACTTTGAGGGCTGTAACTATATTGATATATCGCTAACTCCGTTAACAAACACGCTTCCGGTAAATAATTTACATTTACTGAAAGGCGAAAGCAAAGAGATTAGCCTTATTTATGTAGATATACTGGCTAATGAGGCAAGAAGGGAAAGGCAAAAATATACCAGGTTGGACGAGCAGCTTTACCGCTTTGATAACCTGAAAGGCTTTACGGCAGATATTGAGGTAGATAAGGATGGTTTTGTTGTAGATTACCCGGGGCTGTTTGAGCTTGTACAGATACGATAA
- a CDS encoding YdeI/OmpD-associated family protein, translating to MSVFYKVGTGKPSITWPQSVDEALCFGWIDGIRRTIDKEAYSIRFTPRRTTSIWSAVNVKKMEELLAAGLVKPMGIAAYEKLKEGKTKIYSHERKAPAEFTNEQEKIFKNHKAAWEFFNAQAPYYKNLMKHWVTSAKQEKTHISRLEKLIDTSKKSQRIR from the coding sequence TTGTCGGTTTTTTATAAGGTAGGTACCGGAAAGCCAAGTATTACATGGCCACAATCGGTAGATGAGGCGCTATGTTTTGGTTGGATAGACGGTATCAGGCGTACTATTGATAAAGAAGCTTATTCCATACGGTTTACTCCGCGAAGGACAACCAGTATATGGAGTGCAGTAAACGTAAAAAAGATGGAAGAGCTGCTGGCAGCCGGTTTGGTTAAGCCTATGGGGATAGCAGCTTATGAAAAACTGAAAGAGGGCAAAACTAAAATATATTCCCATGAAAGGAAAGCTCCTGCAGAGTTTACCAATGAGCAGGAAAAAATCTTTAAAAACCATAAAGCTGCCTGGGAATTTTTTAATGCTCAGGCGCCTTATTATAAAAATCTTATGAAGCATTGGGTTACTTCTGCCAAGCAGGAAAAAACACACATATCCCGACTGGAAAAACTGATAGATACGTCAAAGAAAAGCCAAAGAATCCGATAA
- a CDS encoding N-acetylmuramoyl-L-alanine amidase family protein, whose product MKKHLIRNLFAIGVLICFAFALPNFSKKEFNVVIDAAHGGKDYGAVYNDYMEKDIAAIIAKKIEVLNKDNKDVKIHFTRTGDEFVNLNERVETINKIKPDLVLSLHLNAARNPENTVSGMEIFIANESDQKEQSAQYAKQLTDKIGKDYNVVTKEAGFYMLKKAEAPALVFEMGFITSEKDRGYLTTEEGQDKLANLIANFITDIK is encoded by the coding sequence ATGAAAAAACACCTTATCAGAAATCTTTTCGCTATCGGAGTACTAATATGTTTTGCTTTTGCATTACCAAATTTCAGCAAAAAAGAATTTAACGTAGTTATAGATGCCGCACACGGCGGTAAAGACTATGGAGCTGTATATAATGATTACATGGAGAAAGATATTGCTGCAATTATCGCTAAGAAAATTGAAGTACTTAATAAAGACAACAAGGATGTAAAAATTCATTTTACAAGAACAGGAGATGAATTCGTCAACTTAAACGAAAGAGTAGAGACCATCAATAAGATTAAGCCCGATCTTGTTTTATCTTTACACCTTAATGCTGCAAGAAATCCTGAAAATACTGTTTCAGGTATGGAAATTTTTATAGCTAATGAATCCGACCAGAAAGAACAGTCGGCACAGTATGCAAAACAGCTTACCGATAAAATAGGAAAAGATTATAATGTGGTAACTAAAGAAGCGGGTTTCTATATGCTTAAAAAAGCAGAAGCTCCGGCGCTTGTTTTTGAAATGGGCTTTATTACTTCAGAAAAAGACAGAGGTTACCTTACAACAGAAGAAGGTCAGGATAAGCTTGCTAACTTAATAGCGAACTTTATTACCGACATAAAATAA
- a CDS encoding DUF6526 family protein, protein MKEQNYTNHIRFYTPHHFVFYPVMILLMGICVGYAFNNEDWLIWLFMFLLFLSVTLVSFMLRQHYALTLQDRIVLLELRYRYYATTGNRLEPYEENLSKGQLFALRFAPDDELPALLQRAIDENLSPNSIKKSVRNWKPDNNRV, encoded by the coding sequence ATGAAAGAACAGAACTATACAAATCATATACGTTTTTACACACCGCACCATTTTGTGTTTTACCCTGTAATGATTTTATTAATGGGTATTTGTGTAGGATATGCTTTTAATAACGAAGACTGGCTTATATGGCTATTTATGTTCCTTCTTTTTTTATCGGTTACACTGGTAAGCTTTATGCTAAGGCAACATTATGCCTTAACGCTGCAGGACAGGATAGTTTTACTGGAACTGCGTTACCGTTATTATGCAACTACCGGCAACAGGCTGGAGCCTTATGAAGAGAATCTTAGCAAAGGACAGCTTTTTGCGCTTCGTTTTGCTCCCGATGATGAGCTTCCCGCCTTATTGCAAAGGGCAATAGACGAGAACCTGTCGCCAAATTCTATAAAGAAATCGGTTAGAAACTGGAAACCCGATAATAACAGGGTATAA
- a CDS encoding YceI family protein, whose protein sequence is MERAKWILDLSHSDIQFKIRHLVIANISGYFRAFSGTMYAGKDDFTDAEFKLTVDVYSVDTNNVERDEHLKSADFFNADYYPEMEFVSQSFNHIDGDRYDLTGNITIKGITRPITFKVLFGGEAKDGFGNMRAGFDITGEVNRNDFDIRRYGNSRKPRFQFGYGRGQIPVFTS, encoded by the coding sequence ATGGAAAGAGCAAAATGGATACTGGATCTATCCCATTCTGATATACAGTTTAAGATAAGGCATTTGGTTATAGCAAATATCTCAGGGTATTTCAGGGCGTTTTCAGGTACCATGTATGCCGGTAAGGATGATTTTACCGATGCCGAGTTTAAACTTACTGTTGATGTTTACAGTGTAGACACCAATAATGTAGAAAGGGATGAACACTTAAAGTCAGCCGATTTCTTTAATGCTGATTACTATCCTGAAATGGAGTTTGTGTCTCAATCTTTTAATCACATTGATGGGGATAGGTATGACCTTACCGGTAACATAACCATAAAAGGCATTACAAGACCAATAACCTTTAAAGTATTATTTGGTGGAGAAGCTAAAGACGGCTTTGGAAATATGAGAGCCGGCTTTGATATAACCGGAGAAGTAAACCGTAATGATTTTGATATACGAAGATATGGAAACAGCAGAAAACCGCGATTTCAATTCGGATACGGAAGAGGACAGATACCCGTCTTCACATCCTGA
- a CDS encoding YceI family protein, which produces MERAKWILDLSHSDIQFKIRHLVIANISGYFRAFSGTMYAGKDDFTDAEFKLTVDVYSVDTNNVERDEHLKSADFFNADYYPEMEFVSQSFNHIDGDRYDLTGNITIKGITRPITFKVLFGGEAKDGFGNMRAGFDITGEVNRNDFDIHSNDTTEAGGLVLGEEIKMHANIQFVKETDYN; this is translated from the coding sequence ATGGAAAGAGCAAAATGGATACTGGATCTATCCCATTCTGATATACAGTTTAAGATAAGGCATTTGGTTATAGCAAATATCTCAGGGTATTTCAGGGCGTTTTCAGGTACCATGTATGCCGGTAAGGATGATTTTACCGATGCCGAGTTTAAACTTACTGTTGATGTTTACAGTGTAGACACCAATAATGTAGAAAGGGATGAACACTTAAAGTCAGCCGATTTCTTTAATGCTGATTACTATCCTGAAATGGAGTTTGTGTCTCAATCTTTTAATCACATTGATGGGGATAGGTATGACCTTACCGGTAACATAACCATAAAAGGCATTACAAGACCAATAACCTTTAAAGTATTATTTGGTGGAGAAGCTAAAGACGGCTTTGGAAATATGAGAGCCGGCTTTGATATAACCGGAGAAGTAAACCGTAATGATTTTGATATACATTCTAACGATACTACAGAAGCAGGCGGACTGGTATTGGGAGAAGAAATTAAAATGCATGCTAACATACAATTCGTAAAGGAAACCGATTATAATTAA
- a CDS encoding YdeI/OmpD-associated family protein: MKPHFFKTPAHFREWLEENHETAAELLVGFYKVGTGKPSITWPQSVDEALCFGWIDGIRRTIDKEAYSIRFTPRRTTSIWSAVNVKKMEELLAAGLVKPMGIAAYEKLKEGKTKIYSHERKAPAEFTNEQEKIFKNHKAAWEFFNAQAPYYKNLMKHWVTSAKQEKTQISRLEKLIDTSKKSQRIR; encoded by the coding sequence ATGAAACCACACTTTTTTAAAACTCCTGCCCACTTTAGGGAATGGCTGGAAGAGAATCATGAAACAGCCGCTGAGCTGCTTGTCGGTTTTTATAAGGTAGGTACCGGAAAGCCAAGTATTACATGGCCACAATCGGTAGATGAGGCGCTATGTTTTGGTTGGATAGACGGTATCAGGCGTACTATTGATAAAGAAGCTTATTCCATACGGTTTACTCCGCGAAGGACAACCAGTATATGGAGTGCAGTAAACGTAAAAAAGATGGAAGAGCTGCTGGCAGCCGGTTTGGTTAAGCCTATGGGGATAGCAGCTTATGAAAAACTGAAAGAGGGCAAAACTAAAATATATTCCCATGAAAGGAAAGCTCCTGCAGAGTTTACCAATGAGCAGGAAAAAATCTTTAAAAACCATAAAGCTGCCTGGGAATTTTTTAATGCTCAGGCGCCTTATTATAAAAATCTTATGAAGCATTGGGTTACTTCTGCCAAGCAGGAAAAAACACAGATATCCCGACTGGAAAAACTGATAGATACGTCAAAGAAAAGCCAAAGAATCCGATAA